One Coffea eugenioides isolate CCC68of chromosome 2, Ceug_1.0, whole genome shotgun sequence genomic window, AAAGTACGATTTGATGATGTTGGTAGCCAGATATGAAGGGGGTTTCGGTAAAAATGGCGGGCTCAAATGGGTTGCTTCGGTTTGTAGCCAATGAAGCGAGTTCCTGATTGTCTGAGGGATTTGATGGTTGAAAATGGTGGACACCCGTTTTCTTGCACTCATCCGTAATGCATTATTGTACGTTACTTTTACACTATCATATGGTGTAGAAGAAGTTGGACTTCTTCGCCAACTTCTTCTGGAACAGGACTAAGAAATGCAGCAGTTCGCAATAAATATTCTGTTCAAACAAAGGAAACGCCGCCAAGGACAAAAATTTCATTCTATTTCCACCTTTCCCTATCTACCACCGCCCTCATTCGGATGGCACATTGGGATATCAAAACTGAGCAAGATTTTGCTTTCGCTGGTCTCCCAAGTCCTAATAACAGGTCTCCCTAGAGTTGGAGCTTACGCCCATAGGGCACAATAGAATTGGAGGTCTACTATATAACGCTAGCAGATGACACTAGACGAGAGAATCATTGACGAGAACTCTTAATATATTGGTGCCATATGGTAATTCCCATCACAATTCCTTTTATGTTTTATCCGTAAACAGCAATAGCTGAATCTCAGAAAACGAAAAGCAAAGGCATTAGTTACAGCACTAATATTACAACTGCAAATCTGCAACACATCAAATTGCAGCAGCAATAAATTTACAAGCATAATCTACTACATCCCAAGTGATTGTAATACTGAAAAGTTTAGGCAGAAAGGGAAAAAACGAGGGAAAACTACAAGTAAATCTCTCCGCCCACAGCAGAGATATCATTACAAACATGACATTCTTGCTACATAATATTCATATGGACAGTCAAAGGTGGCTCTCAACAAAGCCACCTATTTGTAGTTTTGTACTTCCTAAGCCGATCAACTATAACTATTAATCGGACTACAAATGAATTATTACAATTTTACAATGATCTTAGAGCGAATCTAGTTGTGTTAACTGTTAAATCTTTGAGCTTAAAAGTGCCCATTGCTTGCTATAACCTACAATCTAGTAACTGTACAGGCAAAAGCTGTTTCACCTTCAGCTAATCTCATTACACAAGAATCTGGGACTTGGCAGCGCCTCGGGAGCACTTCTTACGCCCGGATTTGCTAAGAGCGCAAACACAAATTTCAAGAAGGTCGTAGTCTTCTTCCCAGAATAACAGAGAAGCCATCTCAGGATTTTCCAAAAGCATTTTAGATGTTAAGTATCCAGCTATTGTCCAGGTCTGGTACAGTCGGGCTTGCTTTCCAACAAATTTCCCATACCTAGTATCGTAGTATTCAGGCCAGCGATCTGCCGGAAGCCTTGTTTCTGCTAAATCAACTGCCTTCTTGGCCAGATCCATCCTCCCCATCTTCATGCACGCCAGTGTGAACTAAAAGAACAAAAAAcggagaaaaatattttagcaTATTCCCTAAAAtatgtaatttctttttttcaacaTATTTACTTCTTGAATCTGTTCTCAAAcgaaaataaagaataaaaaaaggTCATCCTCCTCCAATAAGTTGATCTTCAACTACCAGTGATACGGATCACATGCAATTTGTAATTTGCCCCAAAACAGAAACTGTATTACTACAGCTTAATAAAATAACTACCTGCCACAGAAGCGTAGGCCATGATCCACCATTGTGATAAGACCAAGGTCTGCAAACATCAATATCATCAAAGTCAAAATCTAATCACCTCAATATAGAACCCTAGGTATAGCTAAAAACTGATAGTACAAGAGATGGAAGAAAACTCACGTATTCTTTGGGTCACTACCAGTGATTATACGCCACTCTTCAGACTCCAGAGCAGGGTAACATATCTTTAGAGGCATGAGACCCACAAGGTCATCCCACTTCGCTTCAATCAAATTCAAAATAGCCTCATTCTGTTTCGGAGTACCCAAAGACGAAACAATGGACCAGAGATTTCCAAGAGTAAAGAATCTGAAGTCCATATGAGCTGGCTGTAGATTACCAATAAGATAACCACCTTTCTCAGGAATCCAATCCATTAACCAATGAGGTATTTGTTCAGGATAGATATTAAACTTATTTGTGGCTTCTGTAGAGTATTCCTCAGTCTTGTATCTGTAAATTTCGTTTATCTTCTTCATATCAACCCAATAATATTCTCTGATATGAAATGATAATGCACTGAGTCTATTATTAATGGCCCTTATTAGATTCTTTGATCCGTCATCTACCCGAAGCATCTCACGAGAGCAACGAAGAGCAGAGTAAAACAAGGCCTGAAGCATAAGAAATAGTTATCAATTCCATCAGCTCTGGAAGTAGTTAAATATGACAAAAACTCAATAAAAGTACTCGTAATGAGTGTTAAAATACAGGCagaaaatatcatacaaatCACTTTGTAGATAATTTGAAGTAAATATTTCTATTCCAAACAGCCAGAGAAgtaaaaatttgaaaacttaaaCAGATAATATACCACGTCACAAACATCATTAttacttttttccctttttggtgaacagaaggGCATAGACAGAGTCTATAATGGTAATCGTAGGATGCAACAGCAGTACGATTCCACTTTATCAACTACTCAATGAAAGCAAAAGAGCATGCAGATTGTTTGAGAGATCGCAGTAATAGTAGACACTTTAGTGGTAAATAGAAGTCAAAAAGTTTCTGCAGAGGCTCTTGTTTTTCCAAACAAATCCAAATGCTATTATCAACAATTAATCAAAACATTTAACTCGTAACCTGACCATCTATACAATAAATTAACCAGTTCCCAACACGGAATATTTACTAGTACACAGGAGAGGCAAAGAACTCATGTTCATTAATAGTTCTTCCAAATGGAAAAAGCACTGCAGTGTCCTCAACCCTTCTAAATGAGATGCTTATGGTATAGGTAGAATAGATACGAGAGGCATTGGGAACATGAACTTACCTGAATTTCCAATGGATGGCCATGAATACCCATCCTTCGATCAATCATACAGGAGCCATCAGTGACTAGCAATGATGGAAACATATCAAACCCATCAGACAAACACAAGTTCAGAATCAGTTTTATGCCTGTCTGAACGTCCACTCTTTCCTGTAATGCATAGTCACCAGTGATCTTTCCATAAGCCCTCAGTAAAATAATCCACCACAATCCTATCAAGAAATCCGAAAGCACAAAAACATTTCAGTATCAATTTGATACTATAACTCAAAACACCAAGAAATTCCAAAGTCTCTAGCCAAAGTGCCACCCCCTCCACTCACAAGAAAGGAGGAACCCTTAAAAACTAAATTCTTTTAAATGAGATGAAAAAATACACTGACTCAAGAAAGATAGTGTAGAAGGCCATATTTCAATTCAGAGATGACACAAGGTAAATTAGTTGCAGCAATTACCACTGAAAACACACTAACCAGAGTCAACAGGAGCAACACGGCCAATAGCTGACTCCCCAAAATCTGGGTCTAAAACTTCTTCAGACTTGTTCTCATCAAGAGGGACAGTTCTTACTTTAAAACTTGCTGGCATCAACCCCTGCCCTGGACTATAACAGTCGACTGTTTTCTCCCAACTCTGGAGTAAACAAGGCAATGTAAGGGAAATTGAACAAGAAGAAATAGCACATCTAGCAGAAATAGTCCTCCATACATGCCCCATCAAGAACATGTATGTTTTTCTAGCCAATAAATTATATTTGTCATATCAAAAGCAGCAATAACATTTTGTGCAGCGGCAACACCAACATCCATTATGTAATGAGAAAAAATCTACCAACAAGATATCCAGAAAAAAGGATTCCCATACACATGTTTAGCAAAACAAGTacaaagaaattttgaaaactatGAAAAACCACCAAAATTTTTGTGAGTCCCTGATCAATGCCAACTATCTTAGTCTCGCTTCACATTGCccatctaattatctcatagTCACTGTACTTTACACCACTAGTCACATTGAAACAGTAAGttacaaaaagaaagaaaacaaaacatgTATGTTGCAGCTCGGTCTCTAGCATCGAGAATAATTCAAGCACTTACAGACAATTGTACAACAAGTACAATATACAAAAGCAGGTAACTCATTCTAATTGCTAATGGTCATGCACTCTAAGACAATTAAAAAGCTTAAAATCAATGATCATCTAAAATGAACATATTTGTTCTTACACTGGTATAATTCTGGTTTGTTTGCTATTTTATGTACATTAAGACATAAATTTCATTCGATATTTAAT contains:
- the LOC113761853 gene encoding alkaline/neutral invertase A, mitochondrial-like, yielding MKSINFMTMKPCCRVLISRKISPFLGIPLPNSHQFFAPNSSAFQFNQSLHTAPKTRIANLQSILKENQQPFFAPSSTRGQSRIFSSSCLCGKLSHRGLYVIARVASVRNYSTSVETRVNDKNFERIYVQGGLNVKPLVVEKIDLDENIVSNEEPNVKVGEDSLDDKSSDGLSSVEAVKNVGREQSEVDKEAWRLLENAVVSYCGSPVGTLAANDPNDKLPLNYDQVFIRDFVPSALAFLLKGDSEIVRNFLLHTLQLQSWEKTVDCYSPGQGLMPASFKVRTVPLDENKSEEVLDPDFGESAIGRVAPVDSGLWWIILLRAYGKITGDYALQERVDVQTGIKLILNLCLSDGFDMFPSLLVTDGSCMIDRRMGIHGHPLEIQALFYSALRCSREMLRVDDGSKNLIRAINNRLSALSFHIREYYWVDMKKINEIYRYKTEEYSTEATNKFNIYPEQIPHWLMDWIPEKGGYLIGNLQPAHMDFRFFTLGNLWSIVSSLGTPKQNEAILNLIEAKWDDLVGLMPLKICYPALESEEWRIITGSDPKNTPWSYHNGGSWPTLLWQFTLACMKMGRMDLAKKAVDLAETRLPADRWPEYYDTRYGKFVGKQARLYQTWTIAGYLTSKMLLENPEMASLLFWEEDYDLLEICVCALSKSGRKKCSRGAAKSQILV